Genomic segment of Umezawaea sp. Da 62-37:
TCCGGCTGGATGGCCGGGACGTGCAGGTGGTCGTCACCGGCCCCACCCACCACGACAGCGAACCGGAGCCCGAGGAAGTCCCCCCGCGCTCGTTCGGTGACGCCACGGGTGACATCAGCCGCATCACGCTGCGACTGCTCGACGAGCTGAAGGCGAAGGCCGAGCAGGCCGCCTCCTCGCAGGGCGTGTCGCTCAACACCTTCGTGGCCCAGGCCGTCCAGGGCGCGCTGAGCAAGGGCGGGCGCGGCAAGGGCCCGTGGGGGCAGGGCGGTCCGTGGGGGCAGCAGGAGTCGGCCAAGGGGCCGGAGCGGGAAGACACCAAGGGCGGCGGCGGCAAGTCGCAGGTCCGCGGCTGGGTTCAGGGCTAAGGGGAGACGTGGAGATGACCGAGTCAGATGTCGTCCGGCAGCAGAGCTTCGACGTCGAGGGGGCCGTGGAGATCGACATCGCGTTGATCTCCGGCCGCGTGCAGGTGCACCTGGTCGACGAGCCCGGCGTGCACGTGGAGGTCCGCTACGACCCGTCGGCCGGGGAGGCGTGGACCGCGGGTCTCAGCGGCCTGCTCAGCTGGGTGAACGACCAGTTCGGCAGCGGCCCCAAGCAGGAGACCGGTCCCGCCGAGGCCATCCGCGACGCGCGGATCGACCTCATCGGCTCGCGGCTGAAGGTGCAGTCCTCCAAGGTGCTGCCGCTGCGGGCGGTGCCGCTCAACGTGGTCGTGCGCGCCCCTTCCGGTTCGCACATCAGCAGCAAGACCGGCTCCGCCGACGTCTCCGTCACCGGCGCCGCGGGCAGGCTCGACGTCACCACCGGCAGCGGTGACATCACCGCGGACCGCGCCGACGCCGCCGCCGAGGTCAACTCCGGCTCCGGCGACCTCCGCCTCGGCCCGATGCTCGCGGGACTGCGGGCCAAGACCGGCAGCGGCGACGTGGAGGTGTCCTCCATCGGGGGCAACACCATCCTCTACACCGGCACCGGCGACGTCTGGCTGGGCGCGGTCCAGAACGACGTGCAGATCCGCACCGGCAGCGGTGACGTCACCGTCGCCGACGCCGCCTCCGGACGCATCCAGCTGGCCACCGGCAGCGGCGAGATCCGCGTCGGCATCCGCTCGGGCGTCCAGGCCCAGATCGACGTCTCCTCCCGCTCCGGCAAGGCCCGCAGCGAACTGGAGGTCTCGTCGCAGCCCCCGGCGGAGAACGCGCCTGCCCTCTTCGTCACCGGTCGCACCGGCAGCGGGGACGTGCTGGTCACCACCTCCACCAGCTGACCAGGACCACCGACCAGCGGCGTGCGCACCCCCGATGCGCGCGCCGCTGCTCCACGCCGACCCCCGGTCGGGCCGGCTCAGCGCACCACCGCCGCGAGCGCGCCCGCCAGGTCGCCCTTCGGCATCACCACCACGTCGTCCAACCCCAGCCACTCGGCCATGTGGCGCAGTTCCGCGGCCAGCTCGACGGCCACCCGCCCGTGGTCGCGCCCCGGCTCGGCGAACGCCGACTGCACCCGCAGCACCCCGGCGGCGCGATCGGCCTTCAGGTCCACCCGTGCCACCAGCTCCCCGTCCAGCAGGAACGGGAACACGTAGTACCCGTGGACCCTCTTCTCCTCCGGCACGTAGATCTCGATGCGGTAGCGGAACCCGAAGATCCGCTCCGTCCGCGCCCGCTCCCACACCAGCGGGTCGAACGGGCACAGCAGCGCCCTCCCCTGGATCCTGCGCGGCACCCGCGCCTCGACGTGCCGATAAGCGGGCGCACCCCACCCGGCCACCTCCACCGGCTCCAGCACCCCGGACTCCACCAGTTCGGCCACCGCCCGCTGGCTGGCCCGCGGCGCCAGCCGGTAGTAGTCCCGCAGGTCGGGCTCCGTGGCCACCCCCATCGCGATCGCCGACCGCGTGATCAGCTGCCGCGCCCCCTCCTCCGCGTCGACCTTCCGCGCCATCACGTCCGCCGGGATGACCCGCTCGGGCAGGTCGTACAGCCGCTCGAAGCTCTTGCGGGTGCCGGTGGTCAGCTCCCCCAGCCCGAACAGGTACTCGCACAGCCGCTTCACCTCCGACCGCCCCCACCACGGCCCGGTCGACTTCGGCCCCTCACCCAGCAGTTCGCGTTCGATCGCCCCCGCGCCGATCGGCCCCTGCTCCCGCACCACCCGCAGCACGCCCTCGACCAGCTCCGGCGCCCGGTCGGCGATGGGCTGGTAGTTGGTCCACCACCCCAGCTTCTTCGCGCCCGAGTGCAGCAGCGGCCAGTCCTCGACCGGCACCAGGCTGGCCTCGTGCGCCCAGTACTCGACCAGCATCCGGGGCTTGCGCGCCGAGTGCGACCAGGCGGCGTCGTCGACCAGCTCCGCCGGGTACGACCCGAGCCTGCTGAACAGCGGCATGTAGTGGGCGCGGACCGCCACGTTGACGGAGTCGAGCTGGATCAGCTGCACCCTCGACAGCACGCGCTGGAGGTGCCTCCGGCCGGGCGGCGAGGCGGGTCGGGCGTCGGCGAAGCCCTGTGCCGCCAGCGCGATCCGACGGGCCACGTCCGCGTTCATCTTCTGCACGCCCGGATACTCCCACCGAGCACCGACAGAAAAGTCGACGAAGGTCGGTAGCGACTCCTCCCCTTCGTCCATTACCGGTGCTGACCAGGCATTCCTAGGCTCGAACCATGATCAGGCTCCTGGTTGCGGCCGTCTTCGCGACGGTCCTCGCCCCCGCTCCCACCCCGGCGCTCGACGCCGCCGCGATCGACCGGATGGCCGCCGACGTGGACCTGCCGGGGCTGTCCGTCGCGGTCACGAAGGACGACCGGGTCGTGCTCGCCAAGGGGTACGGCCACGACTCCACCGGGGCTCCGCTGACCGCGGCCACGCCGATGCGGCTGGCGTCGGTGAGCAAGTCGTTCGTCGCCATGGCCGTGATGACCCTGGTCGACGCGGGCCGGATCGCGCTGGACGCGCCCGTGGCCGACCAGCTGCCCGAGTTCCACCCCGCCGACCCGCGCGCGGAGCGGATCACCGTGCGGCACCTGCTGAACCAGACCTCGGGCCTGGCCGACGCGACGACCGACATCCCGCGCACGTGGGAGGCGAAGTCCTTGCGGGACCTGGTGGGCGTGCTCGACACCGCGACGCTCGCCGACGATCCGGGCCGGAGTTTCCACTACCACAACCCGAACTACGGCGTCGCGGCGCGACTCGTCGAGGTGGCGGGCGGGCAGGCGTTCGACGACTACCTCCGCGACCACGTGCTGACTCCGCTGGGCATGTGGTCACACGACCGGGTGGCCGACGGGTACGTCCGCGCCTACGGCCTGTGGTTCGCCCGCCCCGAGCTGCCGTCCTTCGAGGGCGACCTGGTCATCAGCAGCGCCGACGACATGGCCCGGTGGCTCATCGCGCAACAGGGACGCGGCCCCCGGGTCGTGTCCGCGGAAAGCCTGCGGACCATGCACACACCGCCCACGGGCGAGTACGCGATGGGCTGGGGCGTGGAGGTGCCGGAGCAGGGCCACGAGCGGCTCAGCCACAGCGGCAACCTGTTCACCTACACCGCCGCGCAGGTCATCGTGCCGGAGACCGGGTACGGGTTCGCCGTGATGACCAACAGCACGGCGCTGCTGGACTCGGCGTACGAGCTGGTGGAGTCGCTGATCGCACTGTCCGAGGGCCGTTCGCCCGACAGCGGCCTGCCCCTGTGGCCGACCGACCTCGGGCTCGGGCTGGCCACGCTCGCCGTGGCCGCGCTGGGCGTGCGCGGGGTGCTTCGCGCGGGCCGGAAGCGCACCCCGTGGCGGCTGGTGCCGCACCTGCTGGCCGTCGTGCCGCTGCTCGGGTACCCGGCGTTCGTGGGGTTCCTGTCCAACGGGCGCACGGTGACGTGGCCGCAGCTCGTGTACGTGTCGCTGCCGATCGTGGTGCTGCTGGCCGTGCTCGCGCTGGCGGGCACGGCGACCGCCACCGCCCGGCTTGTAGCGTTGTCCCGGTGATCCTGCTGCTGGTCGCGGTGGTGCCGGTGGCGGTGTGGAACACCCTGGCCGTGACGGCGGGCGCCGTTCCGCCCGCCAGGGTGCTGCTCGGCGTGGTGCTGCTCGCGCCGGGCTACCTGGTGGGCCGCCGGATCGACGGCGTGCGGCCGCTGGTGTTCGCGGCGGTGGCGGGCGCGGTGTGCACGGCGGCGCTGGCGCGGGAGCCGTGGAACTGGGCCGAGGCGCCGGTCGGGCTGGCTGGCACCGTGCTGCTGCCGTGGTTCGCCGGGCGCTACCGCCGCCAGCACCTCGCGCTGGCGGAGCGGCTGCGGCAGGACGTGCGGCAGGCCCGGCAACGGGAGCGCACCCGCATCGCGCGGGACATGCACGACTCGCTGGGCCACGAGCTGACCCTGATCGCGCTGCGCGCGGGCGCGCTGGAGCTGTCCCCGGACCTCGCCGAGCCGCACCGGGCCGCGATCGGCGAGCTGCGCGCCAGCACGGGTGAGGCCACCGAGCGGCTGCGCGAGATCATCGGCCTGCTGCGCGACGGCACCGAGGACGTCGAGGCGCTGGTGGGCCGCGCCGTGGCGTCCGGGATGGCCGTGCGGCTGACCGGCGGGCCGACCGACTCGCGCACGGCGTACCGGGTCGTGCAGGAATCGCTCACGAACGCCGCCAAGCACGCCCCCGGCGCCCCGGTCGAGGTCCGCTTCCGGCGCACGCCGACCGAACTGGTCGTCAGCGTGGTCAACGGCCCGTCCGCCTCCCCCGGCCCCGGCGCGGGCGGCCACGGCCTGACCGGCCTCGCCGAACGGGTCCGGCTCGCGGGCGGCACCCTGGAGGCGGCGCCCCGTCCGGACGGCGGGTTCGCCGTGACCGCCACGATGCGGAGGGACGCCGAGTGATCCGCGTGCTGCTGGCCGACGACGAGGCCCTGATCCGCGCCGGCGTCCGCGCGCTCCTGGGCACGGACCCGGCCGTCGACGTCGTCGCCGAGGCCGCCAACGGCCGCGAGGCCGTCGACCTGACCATCGCCCACCGCCCCGACGTGGTGCTGCTGGACGTGCAGATGCCCGTCCTCGACGGCCTGGACGCGGCCGACGAGATCCACCGCCTCGTGCCGGGCACGGGGGTCCTCATCCTGACCACGTTCAGCGAGGACGCCTACATCGCGCGGGCGCTCGGCGGCGGCGCCAGCGGCTTCCTGCTCAAGGCGGGCGACCCGCGCGAACTCCTCGCGGGCGTCCACGCCGTCGCCGACGGCGCCGCGTACCTCTCCCCCCGCGTGGCCCGGCACGTCATCACCGAGCTGAGCGGCGGCAGACTCACCCGCGCGACCACCGCCCGCACCCGGGTGGCCACCCTGACCAGCCGCGAACGCGACGTCCTCGCCCTCGTCGGCACCGGGATGTCCAACGCCGAGATCGCCCGCCGCCTCCACCTCGTCGAGGGCACCGTCAAGGCGTACATGACCTCCCTGATGGACCGCCTCTCCGTCCGCAACCGCGTCCAGGCGGCAGTGCTCGCCCACGAGGCGGGGCTGGTGGCGGACTGATCAGTCCAACGCGCGCAGATCGACCTCGACGCGCCAGTAGTGCGGAACCCCTGCCGCGGCGTAGGCGGTGCGCTTGGACTCGTGCTCGTCGCGACGCCTTCCCTTCAGCAACACATCGATCGCGAGCAGGACCGCCTCGCCGTGGATCGGCCCGGTGTCCAGCGGTGTCCCCACCCCGAACACCACGATGTCCGGGGACATGTAGACCAGCGGGTCTTCCGCGAGCACCACGTCGATGCCGGTCTCCAGCTGCCACAGTTGTGGCAGTCGGGCCTCCACACGGGCGGCGAGCCTGCGGACCACCCTCCGGTGGATGGGCATCGGCCTCGGTTTCACGATGGGAGTCCCGTCGAGCACCTCCACCCGGCAGCCCTCGGGAAGTGCGTGGACGTCTGCGGAAGTCCGTCCACCGTGCACCGCCTGCGGCGAATCGTCGAACATGCCCGCCCCCTCCCCGCCGTGGCTCCTCACCGCACCGGGCCGTAGCCGCTCACCAGCACGGTGATGTCCTGGACAGCTGCTCGACGATCATGCGACAACGCTAACCGCCGATACCGGCAATTCCCCACCACCACCCCCTCCCCTGCACCCGACCCACTCGGGCCCCGCGCCGGTACCGGCACTAGATTTCCCCCATGGCCGATGCCGCGGTGCGCCCCGCACAGCCCGAAGACGTCGCGGAGATCGCCCGCATCCACCTCGCCACCTGGCGCACGGCCTACGCCGAACTGCTGCCGCCCGCGGTGTTCGAGTCGTTCGACGCCGCCGAGGCCGAGCAGGCGTGGGCGGACGCGGTGGAGCACGCGCACGTGTTCCTGGCGACCGAGGGCGCGTGGGTCGTGGGGTTCGTGGTCGCGGGGTCGGCGCCGGACCAGGAGGTGGCGGGCGCGGACGGGTCGATGCCTGCCGATTTCGAGACGACGGCGCTGGTCAGCACGTTGCTGGTGGAGCCCCGATGGGGGCGGCGCGGGCACGGTGGCAGGCTGATCGCGACGGCCGCGCACGCGTTGCGGGACCAGGGCGCGTCGCGGGCGGTGGCGTGGGTGCCGGAGGCGGACCGGGCGACGAAGTCGTTCTACGAACGGGTCGGCTGGGCGGCCGACGGGACGGTGCGGACGCTGGACGCGGGTGGGCGTCCACTGCGCGAAATCCGGATGACAGGGGGGTTGGCCCTACTCCTGCGCCCCTGAACCACGGCTATCCTCGGTCGGGTGGTCGTCACCTGGTTGTGCCTGACGTTCGGCGTCGCGGTCGGCTCGGCGATCCTCCCCCTGGTCAGCATCGAACTGTTCGTCCTCGGCCTCGTGACCCAGCAACCCACCATCTCGTGCTGGTGGATCGGTGCCGCGGTGGCGTCCGGGCAGGTGCTGGGCAAGCTGGTCTACTTCTTCGCCGCGCGCGGTTCGCTGCACCTGCCCGCGTTCCTGAAGCGCAAGGAGAAGCCCGCGAAGCAGAGTTCGCCGTTCCGGCTGAAGTGGAAGGCCCGCCTGGAGGCCGTGCGCGACCGCTGCCACCGCCATCCGCACTGGATGTTCGGCACGCACGCGCTCAGCTCGGTGGTCGGCCTGCCGCCGTTCATGTTCACCACCGTGCTGGCCGGTCTGGCGGGCATGTCGACGGCGCTGTTCGTGGCGACCGGGACGATCGGTCGGTTCGCCCGGTTCACGATGCTGGCCGCGTCGCCCGCGTTGATGGCGGGCTGGGTGCACTGACCGCGGACCTTCGGTCAACGACCCCCCGTTTGTACTCCCTTGGGGCGGAATCCCTTGCGTGGCAGTCGATTCCACCCCGCACGGGCACTACCTTCCAGCGTCATGGAGACGGATGACAAGCCGCCTGCGCGCTTCACCACCGCGCAGAGCCGGGAGCTCGGCGAGGAACTCCGGCGGGCCCGCAAGCGAGCGGGCATCCGCGGCACCAGGTTCTGCGAGGAACTGGAGTGGTCGACGGCGAAGCTGAGCAAGCTGGAGAAGGGCTGGCGGGGCACCAGCGACTGGGAGATCGGCACCTTCCTCGGCAAGTGCGGCGCGGACAAGGCGACCCGCGAACGCGTCATGCGCCTCGCCCAGGAACCCGACGTCGGGTTCTTCGTGCGGCGGCACGCGGGCACGTCGTCGGACGGCCTGCTCAGCCTGGTGCTGCACCAGCGCTCGGCGTTGACGATCACCAGCTACGACACCATGGTGATCCCCGGCCTGTTGCAGTCCATGGGCTACACCCGCGCGCTGCTGGAGATGACGAAGTCCGTCCACGCCGAGGACGTCGACGAGCAGGTGCGGGTGCGGATGGACCGGCAGGAGTTCCTGTGCGGCGGCGAACCGCCGGTGTCCACCTTCTACATCCACGAAACGGCCCTGCGGCTCAGGATCGGCGGTTCAAGGGTCATGCACGACCAGATGATGCGGCTGGCGTTCATGTGCGGGTGGACGCACCTGCGCCTGCGCGTCGTCCCGTTCTCCGCGCAGGGCCACCCCGCGCTGCGGTACCCGTCGACGCTGATGACGTTCAGCCGCAACGCGAAACCCGTGGCGTGCACGGAATCCGACCTCACCACGGTGTTCATGGAGGAGGAGCGCGCCATCGAGTTCCACGAGGAGAAGCAGGGCGTGCTCGACGCGCTCGCGTTGAGCGCCGAGCAGTCCCGCGACGTCTTCACGCACTGGGCCAACGTCTACGACCACGCCGACGACCACGGCCAGGTGCCGTGGAGCTGACCGGGGTCAGGTCATCGCGACCGACGCCCACAGAGCCGTGATGATGACCAGGAACGCGACCGCCAGCCGCACTCGGGTGCCCACGGTGTGCCTCTCGGAT
This window contains:
- a CDS encoding toxin-antitoxin system HicB family antitoxin, producing the protein MDLSPYIASLREDLATAASAGDDNTRRTAAALSGALEPAARLAIMNALSDLAAEVTASLDDRVVEVRLDGRDVQVVVTGPTHHDSEPEPEEVPPRSFGDATGDISRITLRLLDELKAKAEQAASSQGVSLNTFVAQAVQGALSKGGRGKGPWGQGGPWGQQESAKGPEREDTKGGGGKSQVRGWVQG
- a CDS encoding DUF4097 family beta strand repeat-containing protein, translating into MTESDVVRQQSFDVEGAVEIDIALISGRVQVHLVDEPGVHVEVRYDPSAGEAWTAGLSGLLSWVNDQFGSGPKQETGPAEAIRDARIDLIGSRLKVQSSKVLPLRAVPLNVVVRAPSGSHISSKTGSADVSVTGAAGRLDVTTGSGDITADRADAAAEVNSGSGDLRLGPMLAGLRAKTGSGDVEVSSIGGNTILYTGTGDVWLGAVQNDVQIRTGSGDVTVADAASGRIQLATGSGEIRVGIRSGVQAQIDVSSRSGKARSELEVSSQPPAENAPALFVTGRTGSGDVLVTTSTS
- a CDS encoding DNA glycosylase AlkZ-like family protein — its product is MNADVARRIALAAQGFADARPASPPGRRHLQRVLSRVQLIQLDSVNVAVRAHYMPLFSRLGSYPAELVDDAAWSHSARKPRMLVEYWAHEASLVPVEDWPLLHSGAKKLGWWTNYQPIADRAPELVEGVLRVVREQGPIGAGAIERELLGEGPKSTGPWWGRSEVKRLCEYLFGLGELTTGTRKSFERLYDLPERVIPADVMARKVDAEEGARQLITRSAIAMGVATEPDLRDYYRLAPRASQRAVAELVESGVLEPVEVAGWGAPAYRHVEARVPRRIQGRALLCPFDPLVWERARTERIFGFRYRIEIYVPEEKRVHGYYVFPFLLDGELVARVDLKADRAAGVLRVQSAFAEPGRDHGRVAVELAAELRHMAEWLGLDDVVVMPKGDLAGALAAVVR
- a CDS encoding serine hydrolase domain-containing protein, producing MIRLLVAAVFATVLAPAPTPALDAAAIDRMAADVDLPGLSVAVTKDDRVVLAKGYGHDSTGAPLTAATPMRLASVSKSFVAMAVMTLVDAGRIALDAPVADQLPEFHPADPRAERITVRHLLNQTSGLADATTDIPRTWEAKSLRDLVGVLDTATLADDPGRSFHYHNPNYGVAARLVEVAGGQAFDDYLRDHVLTPLGMWSHDRVADGYVRAYGLWFARPELPSFEGDLVISSADDMARWLIAQQGRGPRVVSAESLRTMHTPPTGEYAMGWGVEVPEQGHERLSHSGNLFTYTAAQVIVPETGYGFAVMTNSTALLDSAYELVESLIALSEGRSPDSGLPLWPTDLGLGLATLAVAALGVRGVLRAGRKRTPWRLVPHLLAVVPLLGYPAFVGFLSNGRTVTWPQLVYVSLPIVVLLAVLALAGTATATARLVALSR
- a CDS encoding histidine kinase — protein: MILLLVAVVPVAVWNTLAVTAGAVPPARVLLGVVLLAPGYLVGRRIDGVRPLVFAAVAGAVCTAALAREPWNWAEAPVGLAGTVLLPWFAGRYRRQHLALAERLRQDVRQARQRERTRIARDMHDSLGHELTLIALRAGALELSPDLAEPHRAAIGELRASTGEATERLREIIGLLRDGTEDVEALVGRAVASGMAVRLTGGPTDSRTAYRVVQESLTNAAKHAPGAPVEVRFRRTPTELVVSVVNGPSASPGPGAGGHGLTGLAERVRLAGGTLEAAPRPDGGFAVTATMRRDAE
- a CDS encoding response regulator transcription factor yields the protein MIRVLLADDEALIRAGVRALLGTDPAVDVVAEAANGREAVDLTIAHRPDVVLLDVQMPVLDGLDAADEIHRLVPGTGVLILTTFSEDAYIARALGGGASGFLLKAGDPRELLAGVHAVADGAAYLSPRVARHVITELSGGRLTRATTARTRVATLTSRERDVLALVGTGMSNAEIARRLHLVEGTVKAYMTSLMDRLSVRNRVQAAVLAHEAGLVAD
- a CDS encoding Uma2 family endonuclease: MFDDSPQAVHGGRTSADVHALPEGCRVEVLDGTPIVKPRPMPIHRRVVRRLAARVEARLPQLWQLETGIDVVLAEDPLVYMSPDIVVFGVGTPLDTGPIHGEAVLLAIDVLLKGRRRDEHESKRTAYAAAGVPHYWRVEVDLRALD
- a CDS encoding GNAT family N-acetyltransferase, coding for MADAAVRPAQPEDVAEIARIHLATWRTAYAELLPPAVFESFDAAEAEQAWADAVEHAHVFLATEGAWVVGFVVAGSAPDQEVAGADGSMPADFETTALVSTLLVEPRWGRRGHGGRLIATAAHALRDQGASRAVAWVPEADRATKSFYERVGWAADGTVRTLDAGGRPLREIRMTGGLALLLRP
- a CDS encoding helix-turn-helix transcriptional regulator, which gives rise to METDDKPPARFTTAQSRELGEELRRARKRAGIRGTRFCEELEWSTAKLSKLEKGWRGTSDWEIGTFLGKCGADKATRERVMRLAQEPDVGFFVRRHAGTSSDGLLSLVLHQRSALTITSYDTMVIPGLLQSMGYTRALLEMTKSVHAEDVDEQVRVRMDRQEFLCGGEPPVSTFYIHETALRLRIGGSRVMHDQMMRLAFMCGWTHLRLRVVPFSAQGHPALRYPSTLMTFSRNAKPVACTESDLTTVFMEEERAIEFHEEKQGVLDALALSAEQSRDVFTHWANVYDHADDHGQVPWS